Proteins co-encoded in one Bacillus infantis NRRL B-14911 genomic window:
- a CDS encoding ArsR/SmtB family transcription factor: MSAPAQKYDVFQAVADPTRREVLRLVAEKERPVSEIAGHFSISRTAVAKHLHILSEAKLIKGRKAGREKLYTLQPESLAELREWLAYFDRFWDNRLSVLKHLIENDKSTYLEHNEKEE, encoded by the coding sequence ATGTCCGCCCCGGCACAAAAATACGATGTTTTCCAGGCTGTGGCCGATCCGACGCGCCGCGAAGTCTTAAGGCTGGTTGCAGAGAAGGAGCGTCCTGTATCAGAAATTGCCGGCCATTTTTCCATTAGCAGAACTGCAGTGGCCAAGCATCTCCATATCCTTTCAGAAGCGAAGCTGATCAAGGGGCGAAAGGCGGGGAGGGAGAAGCTTTACACCCTCCAGCCAGAATCCCTCGCTGAATTGAGGGAATGGCTCGCTTATTTCGACCGGTTCTGGGATAACCGGTTATCGGTGCTCAAGCATCTCATTGAAAATGATAAAAGCACTTATCTGGAGCACAATGAAAAGGAAGAATAG
- a CDS encoding sensor histidine kinase produces the protein MKNAKLKAIIVISAGLLLLFTIFNMYISYVSIKGSTVRSIASQTLETAKSIADTMPVIIYEEFLENPEKGPEYEAIKRYLEDVRKKTGSLHVYTLLIDNPEVSRAMIAGLPPGAEEFPIGGICTVPEEQVKLAYNGKPFSTGLIQDPEYGEYLTAGAPIKNSEGATIGFLAIDISAEMIGSISSKVLKGSLSNLVFNGVFVLFLLAAFIFIQRWYQRELKNEVGETEYTYQAEFDSLLSSVRSLRHDYSNHIQVLHGLLKIESYDQALSYLTALSKEVHSIESIKLDTVNPGLGVLLETKRLLAQNYGIEARFSVSEDSFNLIKTTDLIKILSNLIDNAIEASLELPEEERKLSVSCTAGEGRYMFTVTNTGPCINSWDKEKIFESGFSTKKPEKGKTRGQGLFIVKQITSRYGGQVTLDSHHSVTSAKVVIPAAAGKSPAK, from the coding sequence ATGAAAAATGCCAAGCTCAAAGCCATCATTGTAATATCAGCAGGATTGCTGCTATTGTTTACTATTTTCAACATGTATATATCTTATGTAAGCATAAAGGGCTCTACCGTAAGGTCCATCGCCAGCCAGACGCTTGAAACAGCCAAATCTATTGCAGATACCATGCCAGTCATCATTTATGAGGAGTTTCTGGAAAATCCGGAAAAAGGGCCGGAATATGAAGCTATCAAAAGGTATCTGGAGGATGTCAGGAAGAAGACAGGCTCGCTCCATGTGTATACCCTCCTCATTGATAATCCCGAGGTTTCGAGGGCAATGATAGCCGGGCTCCCGCCAGGTGCCGAAGAGTTTCCAATCGGCGGGATCTGCACTGTACCTGAGGAGCAGGTGAAGCTGGCCTATAATGGGAAGCCTTTTAGTACCGGCCTCATCCAGGATCCCGAATATGGAGAGTATTTGACTGCAGGCGCGCCAATCAAAAATTCGGAAGGTGCAACCATTGGTTTCCTGGCCATCGACATCAGCGCGGAAATGATCGGAAGCATCAGCAGCAAGGTGCTGAAAGGCAGTTTATCCAACCTGGTCTTCAACGGAGTCTTTGTACTTTTTCTCCTCGCAGCATTCATCTTTATCCAGCGCTGGTACCAGCGCGAGCTGAAAAATGAAGTCGGTGAGACGGAATATACGTACCAGGCAGAGTTTGATTCGCTTCTTTCCTCAGTCCGGTCATTGAGGCATGATTACTCAAACCATATCCAGGTGCTTCACGGCCTGCTGAAGATTGAGAGCTATGATCAGGCCCTTTCTTATCTGACGGCCCTATCCAAGGAAGTGCATTCCATTGAATCCATCAAGCTCGATACGGTCAACCCCGGGCTGGGGGTACTGCTTGAAACAAAAAGGCTGCTGGCGCAAAATTACGGCATCGAAGCCAGATTTTCCGTTTCTGAGGACTCTTTTAATCTTATTAAAACAACAGACCTGATTAAAATCCTCTCTAATTTGATAGATAATGCCATAGAGGCTTCCCTTGAGCTTCCTGAGGAAGAAAGGAAGCTGTCAGTATCCTGCACGGCAGGTGAAGGCCGCTATATGTTTACCGTGACAAACACAGGCCCCTGCATAAATTCATGGGATAAAGAAAAGATTTTCGAAAGCGGATTTTCAACGAAAAAACCGGAAAAAGGCAAAACAAGAGGCCAGGGGCTGTTCATTGTAAAACAGATCACCAGCCGCTATGGCGGCCAGGTTACCTTAGATTCACATCATTCGGTTACTTCTGCTAAAGTGGTCATTCCTGCAGCTGCTGGAAAGAGCCCGGCAAAATGA
- a CDS encoding GNAT family N-acetyltransferase, giving the protein MAVLEKLTFVSGYEKNRILRKSFNELAKETFGIQFENWFDLRYWSDKYIPYSFADGEKVVANASANLIGFSGEGKDWKGVQVGTVMTHKDYRNLGLARQLMERILEDYQGADFIYLFANSTVLDFYPKFGFSPVEETQYFIKANADSNQSEIRKLDGRNPEDLSFIYEMAGRRTFPGGFDAVNTRELLMFYCLNVFHDDIYHLPEDRAIVLARQEKDVLHVYDIISSEPDWDPAGLAGRLAGKETNRAALYFTPSPKTDVLEKVKYQDSHVLFVKYNGEHSRLPAEFKHPLTVQA; this is encoded by the coding sequence ATGGCTGTACTGGAGAAGCTGACGTTTGTCTCAGGCTATGAAAAAAACCGAATATTGCGCAAGAGTTTTAATGAACTGGCGAAAGAGACTTTCGGCATCCAATTTGAGAACTGGTTTGACCTCAGATACTGGTCAGATAAATACATACCCTATTCTTTTGCCGACGGAGAAAAAGTGGTGGCCAATGCATCGGCAAATCTGATCGGGTTTTCAGGAGAAGGAAAGGATTGGAAGGGTGTCCAGGTGGGCACTGTCATGACGCATAAGGATTATCGCAATCTAGGGCTGGCAAGGCAGTTGATGGAACGCATCCTGGAAGACTATCAAGGAGCGGATTTCATTTACCTTTTTGCCAATTCAACTGTGCTCGATTTTTATCCGAAATTTGGGTTCAGTCCGGTAGAGGAAACGCAATATTTCATTAAAGCCAACGCCGACAGCAATCAAAGCGAGATCCGCAAATTGGATGGCAGAAATCCGGAGGATCTAAGCTTCATTTATGAGATGGCAGGCAGGAGAACCTTTCCAGGCGGGTTTGATGCAGTCAACACAAGAGAGCTGCTCATGTTTTACTGCCTGAATGTGTTCCATGATGACATCTACCACCTCCCGGAAGATCGGGCCATTGTACTCGCCAGGCAGGAAAAGGATGTCCTGCATGTGTATGATATCATTTCCTCTGAACCTGATTGGGATCCGGCCGGCCTTGCCGGAAGGCTCGCAGGAAAGGAGACAAACAGGGCAGCGCTTTATTTCACCCCTTCTCCAAAGACCGATGTGCTGGAAAAGGTGAAGTATCAAGACAGCCATGTTTTATTTGTAAAATATAATGGCGAACATAGCAGACTGCCGGCAGAGTTTAAGCATCCGCTGACAGTCCAGGCATGA
- a CDS encoding SE1832 family protein gives MKKAEIEYKIQDLKLDYVRLQNDLEKMESVDGNLSPLEKQIQAIEAELKSLYKELENE, from the coding sequence ATGAAAAAAGCTGAAATAGAATACAAGATACAAGATCTTAAGCTTGATTACGTACGGCTCCAAAACGATCTGGAGAAAATGGAATCTGTCGACGGAAACCTGTCTCCGCTCGAAAAACAAATCCAGGCAATCGAGGCAGAGCTGAAAAGTTTGTATAAAGAATTGGAAAACGAGTGA
- a CDS encoding VOC family protein: MQKFVSHIATIEIPVSDLERSIAFYREIFGVSVHFHGEKAAMLTFEAKGVPTIFLVETGSEGNLSFHNTYTGVDHTVVDFYTESLKEFRDWLQEKKVEVGPLNVHPENGMGGFGFKDPDGNNLSACNVLHPGQ, encoded by the coding sequence ATGCAAAAATTTGTATCTCATATTGCCACGATTGAAATACCTGTCTCAGATCTTGAAAGGTCCATAGCGTTCTACAGAGAAATATTCGGTGTCTCGGTTCACTTTCATGGGGAAAAAGCTGCCATGCTGACATTTGAAGCCAAAGGGGTGCCGACCATCTTTCTTGTAGAGACTGGCAGTGAAGGAAATCTGTCTTTCCATAATACATATACAGGGGTCGACCACACCGTTGTTGATTTTTATACAGAATCTCTTAAAGAGTTCAGAGATTGGCTCCAGGAAAAAAAGGTAGAAGTGGGTCCGCTTAATGTACATCCTGAAAACGGGATGGGCGGGTTTGGCTTCAAAGACCCGGACGGCAACAATCTGAGCGCGTGCAATGTCCTTCATCCTGGACAGTAA
- a CDS encoding FbpB family small basic protein — MKKKKFQFEELIRKNKEELLKDKREIEKIEKRLDERYAKSQ; from the coding sequence ATGAAAAAGAAGAAGTTCCAGTTTGAAGAATTGATCAGGAAGAACAAGGAAGAGCTTCTGAAGGACAAGAGAGAGATTGAAAAAATTGAAAAGCGGCTGGATGAGAGGTATGCAAAATCGCAATAA
- a CDS encoding YkvA family protein: MKFFRRIKFLFKFWKVIPFLKDFFLSKEVEAHKKALGILLVLTYAFFPFDLIPDYLAILGIVDDLAVAGFVVERMIKMAPDSLKLKHGIEK, from the coding sequence ATGAAATTTTTCCGGAGAATCAAGTTTCTGTTTAAATTTTGGAAGGTCATACCCTTTCTGAAAGATTTCTTTTTATCGAAGGAGGTTGAGGCCCACAAGAAGGCGCTCGGCATCCTGCTCGTTTTGACGTATGCCTTTTTCCCATTCGATCTTATTCCCGATTATCTAGCCATCCTAGGAATCGTCGATGATTTGGCAGTGGCTGGATTTGTTGTAGAGCGGATGATCAAGATGGCGCCGGATTCACTGAAATTAAAGCATGGAATAGAAAAATAA
- a CDS encoding TerC family protein: MDFALLMEYGWVLLLLVAIEGLLAADNALVLAIMVKHLPEEERKKALFYGLAGAFVFRFGSLFVISFLVDVWQVQAIGALYLLFICINHIVRKLAARKFGAKEEEEGEEKKKSGFWVTVLKVELADIAFAVDSILAAVALAIALPDSGLPNIGGLDGGKFLVIFAGGFIGLIIMRFAANLFVGLLHSRPGLEVAAFLIVGWVGVKLSVYTLSHPALGVLAEGFAKSSEWKITFYIVLILIAVGGWFFSKPKEEAVSEG; the protein is encoded by the coding sequence ATGGATTTTGCATTATTAATGGAATATGGCTGGGTGCTGCTGCTCCTGGTAGCCATCGAAGGGCTCTTAGCCGCTGACAATGCGCTCGTACTGGCCATCATGGTCAAGCATCTGCCTGAAGAGGAGCGGAAAAAGGCATTATTCTACGGTCTGGCAGGAGCTTTTGTCTTCAGGTTCGGCTCATTATTTGTCATCTCATTCCTGGTCGACGTTTGGCAGGTCCAAGCGATTGGTGCGCTTTACCTGTTATTCATCTGTATCAACCATATTGTCCGTAAGCTTGCCGCCAGAAAATTCGGAGCGAAGGAGGAGGAAGAGGGAGAAGAAAAGAAGAAATCAGGCTTTTGGGTAACTGTTCTTAAGGTAGAGCTGGCTGATATCGCCTTTGCTGTCGATTCAATCCTTGCGGCTGTTGCCTTGGCGATCGCGCTCCCGGATTCAGGGCTTCCGAATATCGGTGGACTTGACGGAGGAAAATTCCTTGTCATCTTTGCCGGAGGTTTCATCGGTCTGATTATCATGCGCTTCGCAGCCAATCTGTTTGTCGGGCTGCTGCATTCAAGGCCTGGCCTCGAAGTTGCCGCATTCCTGATTGTCGGCTGGGTAGGCGTTAAGCTGTCTGTGTACACACTCTCACATCCGGCGCTTGGGGTACTGGCAGAAGGATTTGCCAAATCTTCTGAATGGAAAATCACGTTCTATATCGTGCTTATTTTAATTGCAGTTGGCGGCTGGTTCTTTTCGAAGCCGAAGGAAGAGGCTGTATCTGAAGGTTAA
- a CDS encoding MFS transporter, translating into MNQFNWKLASLLLTGIGISKLGDFIYLIAINLLVFEMTGSAAAVAGLWIIGPLTAVLMNSWSGGVVDRSNKKKLMIVTDIIRAAGVAVIPLLGSVELIYVCLFVISLAKAFFAPASTTYIAMLVPAASRKRFNGISSLVSSGAFIVGPSIAGALFLIGTIDTAIYLNSLSFLVSALIIMFLPDADKDAPLPEKRNVFEHLKEDWREVINFSKKESFVFAVYASFLAFGLFSLALDSQEVVFIQDTVGLSEADYSFLVSITGIGFALGALLITVISRLLSIKQLMAIGMLMVSAGYMIYALSYSFAMVTAGFLLLGFFNAFMSAGFQTFYQNNIPISIMGRMTSVLTVFQSIAQIIFLLGIGIIGDIIPLRYSTIVLAGANLLLSFYVIWLALKPGMNQYFSEEERAEAM; encoded by the coding sequence ATGAACCAATTCAATTGGAAGCTTGCTTCACTTCTCCTGACTGGCATCGGCATTTCCAAGCTGGGGGATTTTATTTATCTGATTGCTATCAATCTGCTTGTTTTCGAGATGACCGGTTCGGCTGCAGCGGTCGCTGGCTTGTGGATCATCGGGCCGCTTACAGCTGTGCTGATGAATTCCTGGAGCGGGGGAGTTGTTGACCGGAGCAATAAAAAGAAGCTGATGATCGTTACGGATATCATCCGGGCTGCCGGAGTCGCGGTTATCCCGCTGCTTGGCAGTGTGGAACTGATTTATGTATGCTTGTTTGTCATCAGTCTTGCAAAGGCATTTTTTGCTCCGGCATCCACTACATATATAGCCATGCTGGTACCAGCAGCTAGCCGGAAGCGGTTCAACGGGATCAGCAGCCTTGTCTCATCCGGGGCCTTCATTGTCGGCCCTTCCATTGCCGGTGCGCTGTTTTTGATCGGAACCATTGACACGGCCATCTACTTGAACAGCCTCTCATTTCTTGTTTCGGCCCTCATCATCATGTTTCTTCCTGATGCAGATAAGGATGCACCTTTGCCTGAAAAGAGGAACGTGTTTGAGCACCTAAAGGAAGACTGGCGTGAAGTGATCAACTTCAGCAAGAAAGAATCCTTTGTTTTTGCCGTCTATGCCAGCTTTCTTGCGTTCGGCCTGTTTTCCCTTGCCCTGGATTCACAGGAGGTTGTGTTCATCCAGGATACAGTCGGGCTGTCCGAGGCTGACTACAGCTTCCTGGTCAGCATCACAGGTATCGGCTTTGCGCTTGGAGCCCTGTTGATCACCGTTATTTCCAGGCTGCTGAGCATCAAGCAGCTCATGGCCATCGGGATGCTCATGGTCTCAGCAGGATATATGATCTATGCTTTATCCTATTCATTCGCGATGGTCACTGCAGGATTTTTGCTCCTTGGCTTTTTTAATGCCTTTATGAGCGCGGGCTTTCAGACGTTTTACCAGAATAATATCCCCATCTCCATCATGGGGAGGATGACGAGTGTATTGACCGTCTTCCAAAGCATTGCCCAAATCATTTTCCTGCTCGGCATCGGGATCATCGGTGATATCATCCCTCTGCGCTATTCAACGATCGTCCTTGCCGGAGCAAACCTGCTGCTTTCTTTTTATGTCATCTGGCTGGCTTTGAAGCCTGGGATGAACCAGTATTTTTCGGAGGAAGAGAGGGCAGAGGCAATGTAA
- a CDS encoding MBL fold metallo-hydrolase, with translation MIIQQIRNATLVVHYAGKKFLIDPFLAEKGTYPPFPNSIRQEQKNPLTKLPFSIDEIVGQADAVIVTHLHLDHYDDAAKNALPKDIKMFVQNEEDASSVRSDGFRNVEVLKEDTVFEDIHLIKTKGEHGRGEILKLAGLVCGAVFKHPSERTLYIAGDTVWNADVQEEIDAHLPEVIVVNAGDNQFLEGGSLVMGKDDVYEVCKAAPKAKIIASHMEAVNHWTLSRDELKKFIKDKGISSNVLVPDDGESYSF, from the coding sequence ATGATTATACAACAAATCCGAAATGCAACTTTGGTTGTCCATTACGCTGGGAAAAAGTTTTTAATCGACCCATTTTTAGCAGAGAAAGGTACTTATCCCCCCTTCCCTAATTCTATCAGGCAGGAACAGAAAAACCCTTTAACCAAACTGCCATTTTCTATTGATGAAATAGTTGGTCAGGCAGATGCAGTCATTGTAACCCATCTTCACCTGGATCATTATGATGATGCAGCCAAAAACGCACTTCCAAAGGATATTAAAATGTTCGTGCAAAATGAGGAAGATGCCAGTTCAGTCAGAAGTGACGGTTTTCGAAATGTAGAAGTCCTTAAAGAGGATACAGTATTCGAAGACATCCATCTGATAAAAACGAAAGGCGAGCATGGCAGGGGAGAAATTCTGAAGCTTGCTGGTCTGGTGTGCGGTGCAGTCTTTAAACATCCTTCCGAAAGAACACTCTATATAGCCGGAGATACTGTCTGGAATGCAGATGTTCAGGAGGAAATTGATGCACATCTTCCAGAAGTCATTGTAGTAAATGCGGGAGATAATCAGTTCCTTGAGGGCGGCTCTCTTGTGATGGGCAAGGATGATGTATATGAAGTGTGCAAGGCTGCCCCTAAGGCTAAAATCATTGCAAGCCACATGGAAGCAGTCAATCATTGGACATTGTCCAGGGACGAACTCAAGAAGTTTATTAAGGACAAGGGAATCTCTTCTAATGTGCTGGTGCCTGATGACGGTGAATCTTACTCGTTTTAG
- a CDS encoding Lrp/AsnC family transcriptional regulator, translated as MLDGTDKHIIEELSKNSRIKMKELGEKVHLTGQAASARVAKLEDSGVIEGYTIKVNKEKMGYPVHAILHIYTKTANHQPYLSFVKKQEQYIIHNYKVSGESCYLLECRFPSNERLDEFLTGLSNAVSYKLSIVISK; from the coding sequence ATGTTAGATGGTACGGATAAACATATTATAGAAGAGCTTTCAAAAAACAGCCGCATAAAGATGAAAGAGCTCGGTGAAAAAGTCCACCTGACCGGACAGGCGGCCTCAGCCAGAGTTGCAAAACTGGAGGATTCAGGGGTTATTGAAGGATATACCATTAAAGTAAATAAGGAAAAGATGGGTTACCCAGTTCATGCCATCCTTCATATTTATACGAAAACCGCCAATCATCAGCCGTATTTATCTTTCGTTAAGAAACAAGAACAGTACATCATCCATAACTATAAAGTGAGTGGGGAAAGCTGCTATCTGCTTGAATGCAGATTCCCATCCAATGAAAGATTGGATGAATTTTTGACGGGACTCAGCAATGCAGTGAGCTACAAATTATCTATCGTTATCAGCAAATAG
- a CDS encoding efflux RND transporter permease subunit: MKLIKFIVERKILVGLVAVLVLLTGSYAVLELDKELMPAMKMDGGYAEINAGEMPAIEIERSITTPLEQQLKGLDGVEDVTSTTIAGRSSIQMAFEQGRGDEVFKEVESVINSSTAGISAVKEVEMGQYGASQSYEFFLDLSNGNLEDITRFAKETLEPRLEALPEVRDVSLSGMEEDEVNILLNREDMLKKGLDASGVMAAIQQVNSEATLGQLKLEKESPSVRWNTKPGSENDIRNIEIASPSGFIKLGDIADITVAPQESSSFVWKNGTKDLVFVQVGRVSDATQIEMADAVRGEIEKIREEGLIKGFELNEMVAQADYVQESIDGVASNILIGGIIAVVILLLFLRNLRATLIVGISIPTSVLLTFASMWMFGYSLNMLTLIGLGLGIGMMVDSSIVILESIYRKKEQGLARLEAVLEGTKEVSAAVIASMLTTIVVFLPIGLLGGEMGQFMIMLSAVVAITLISSVLVSFTVIPSLSEKFLKISSKKKARREGPLLRFYSRVINWTVKKKRHSFAVIAAFFLMFAGSLLLIPKIPMTIMPDVFNRYSELMVDLETGVSIKEKEAVAAEMNEGLSKIKDVESNYVMDSGGMMYTIINMTKGDDITKSQKEVNEEIMKALRELEDTQPIESVQSAMSGGGGYPVQVNLKGESFEELETVSDSFIKELGKIDGIVAITSSMKRTSPEEIVELKEDEIQKAGLSGLQVKQFIEQSFMEMPLGEVSLHEESVPLILGWSEKTATKEALMKLSIPAAGGEKKLSELISLRKIDAPNEISHKDGERFISISADIEDRDLGSINRDVQKLIEKFDAPAGYTLSAAGDLEQQQELIKDMVFILSISIFLVYLVMAVQFNHLVQPIIVMSVIPMTIVGVILGLFLTQRELSVMSAMGIVMLIGIVLNNAILLLDRTNQLRKEGAAITDALIQAGKDRIRPIFMTTLTTAGGMLPLALASGTSGNYQAPMATVLISGLMFATFITLLLIPAVYRLFSRSPKKTKEQPEPVMENAS, translated from the coding sequence ATGAAACTGATCAAATTTATCGTTGAAAGAAAGATTCTGGTTGGACTTGTGGCAGTCCTGGTCCTGCTGACCGGGAGCTATGCAGTTCTTGAGCTTGATAAGGAGCTCATGCCTGCCATGAAGATGGATGGCGGCTATGCAGAGATCAATGCGGGAGAAATGCCTGCGATAGAAATTGAGCGATCGATTACCACTCCGCTTGAGCAGCAATTAAAAGGGCTCGACGGGGTTGAAGATGTAACGTCCACTACAATTGCCGGAAGAAGCTCCATCCAAATGGCCTTTGAGCAGGGCCGGGGTGACGAGGTTTTCAAAGAAGTGGAATCTGTCATCAATTCTTCCACTGCCGGGATATCTGCTGTAAAGGAAGTAGAAATGGGGCAATACGGCGCTAGCCAAAGCTATGAATTTTTCCTGGATCTGTCGAACGGCAATCTTGAGGACATAACCAGATTTGCAAAGGAAACATTGGAGCCGCGGCTTGAAGCTCTGCCTGAAGTAAGGGATGTATCGCTTTCCGGCATGGAGGAGGATGAAGTAAACATTCTCTTAAACCGGGAAGACATGCTGAAAAAAGGACTGGATGCTTCCGGGGTGATGGCTGCCATCCAGCAGGTGAACAGCGAAGCGACGCTCGGTCAGCTCAAGCTGGAAAAGGAATCCCCTTCTGTCCGCTGGAATACAAAGCCGGGTTCAGAAAATGACATAAGGAATATTGAAATTGCTTCTCCTTCAGGCTTCATCAAGCTTGGTGACATTGCTGATATTACAGTAGCGCCGCAGGAAAGCTCCTCTTTTGTCTGGAAAAATGGCACCAAGGATCTTGTGTTTGTCCAGGTCGGGAGAGTTTCGGATGCAACCCAGATCGAAATGGCTGATGCTGTCCGCGGGGAAATCGAAAAAATCCGTGAAGAAGGGCTGATCAAGGGGTTTGAGCTGAATGAGATGGTTGCGCAGGCTGACTATGTACAGGAATCCATTGACGGCGTCGCGTCCAACATCCTCATTGGGGGCATCATTGCTGTAGTGATTCTCCTGTTATTCCTGAGGAACTTAAGGGCCACTCTCATTGTCGGAATCTCAATTCCGACATCCGTACTCCTGACTTTCGCCTCGATGTGGATGTTCGGATACAGCCTCAATATGCTGACACTTATCGGCCTGGGATTGGGAATCGGCATGATGGTTGACTCTTCCATCGTCATTCTGGAATCCATCTACCGCAAAAAAGAGCAGGGGCTTGCCCGTCTTGAGGCCGTATTGGAAGGAACGAAAGAAGTATCGGCAGCCGTAATCGCAAGTATGCTCACTACCATCGTCGTATTTTTGCCGATCGGGCTGCTGGGCGGAGAAATGGGCCAATTCATGATCATGCTGTCGGCAGTTGTTGCAATCACACTGATCAGTTCAGTACTGGTTTCATTCACAGTCATCCCTTCCCTGTCAGAGAAGTTCCTAAAAATTTCCAGCAAAAAGAAAGCCCGCAGGGAAGGACCGCTGCTTCGTTTTTACAGCAGGGTGATTAACTGGACTGTAAAGAAAAAGCGCCACAGTTTTGCAGTGATTGCAGCCTTTTTCCTCATGTTTGCAGGCTCGCTGCTGCTTATTCCAAAAATACCGATGACAATCATGCCGGATGTGTTCAACCGCTATTCCGAGCTGATGGTTGATTTGGAGACCGGTGTATCCATCAAGGAAAAAGAAGCGGTTGCCGCAGAAATGAATGAAGGCTTGAGCAAAATCAAGGATGTAGAATCCAATTATGTTATGGACAGCGGCGGTATGATGTACACCATCATCAATATGACCAAAGGGGATGATATTACAAAATCCCAGAAAGAGGTCAACGAGGAAATCATGAAGGCGCTGCGCGAGCTTGAGGATACCCAGCCAATTGAAAGCGTCCAGAGTGCGATGTCAGGCGGCGGCGGCTATCCTGTGCAAGTTAATTTGAAGGGCGAAAGCTTTGAAGAACTGGAGACTGTTTCCGATTCTTTTATAAAGGAACTTGGGAAAATAGATGGAATCGTCGCTATTACTTCTTCCATGAAACGCACATCACCTGAAGAGATCGTAGAATTAAAGGAAGACGAAATTCAAAAAGCCGGACTGTCCGGACTGCAGGTCAAGCAATTCATTGAACAGTCCTTTATGGAAATGCCGCTTGGCGAGGTTTCACTCCATGAAGAATCTGTTCCCCTCATTTTAGGATGGAGCGAAAAGACGGCAACTAAAGAGGCGCTCATGAAGCTCTCCATCCCTGCTGCCGGAGGAGAAAAGAAGCTGTCAGAGCTGATTAGCCTGAGGAAGATCGATGCGCCGAATGAAATCTCCCATAAAGATGGTGAAAGATTCATATCTATTTCGGCTGATATTGAGGACAGGGATCTTGGCAGCATCAACCGTGATGTACAGAAACTGATCGAGAAATTTGATGCACCGGCAGGCTACACTTTATCTGCAGCCGGAGATTTGGAGCAGCAGCAGGAACTGATCAAGGATATGGTCTTCATCCTTTCCATCAGCATATTCCTTGTATACCTTGTCATGGCGGTTCAATTCAATCATCTGGTTCAGCCGATCATCGTCATGTCGGTCATCCCGATGACAATCGTCGGCGTCATCCTCGGGCTCTTCCTGACCCAGCGAGAGCTGAGCGTCATGTCGGCAATGGGAATCGTCATGCTGATCGGCATTGTGCTGAACAATGCCATCCTGCTGCTGGACCGGACCAACCAGCTGCGCAAAGAAGGAGCTGCAATCACTGATGCACTCATTCAGGCCGGAAAGGACCGGATCCGCCCGATCTTTATGACGACCCTTACAACAGCTGGCGGAATGCTGCCGCTGGCCCTTGCTTCCGGCACATCCGGAAACTATCAGGCGCCAATGGCAACAGTCCTCATCTCCGGGCTGATGTTCGCTACCTTTATAACACTTCTGCTGATTCCGGCTGTGTACCGCTTATTCAGCCGCTCTCCCAAGAAGACGAAGGAGCAGCCGGAGCCTGTGATGGAGAATGCAAGCTGA
- a CDS encoding metallophosphoesterase family protein yields the protein MKIAMIGDLHYPAINEEVLGLKEARTAFYETFMNFFLDIEADFHVSIGDLTNFGLPNELEEIYSIIRQKDRTFYHALGNHDVYAMTKKEVLAITGQKQYHSFENEKAVFAFLDTAREMNYEDWGGWMDDEQLHWFEEVVAASGSKPLLVFAHHPVYNTTTRSDGEKGSIHRDIDMWKVLSQKKGQGVYFNGHTHVDSIVQQNNWTFVQKSACLDQQALRVIEIGQEEISVSAIDLDDDFLVEKAGFIAGNIPHFGPTPAARGTQEQRECRIPLNAAAYQL from the coding sequence ATGAAAATTGCAATGATTGGAGATCTGCATTACCCGGCAATCAATGAAGAGGTCTTGGGACTGAAGGAAGCGCGTACAGCTTTTTATGAAACATTCATGAATTTCTTTCTGGATATCGAGGCTGACTTTCATGTTTCGATCGGTGACCTCACTAATTTCGGCCTTCCAAACGAGCTTGAGGAAATCTACAGCATCATCAGGCAAAAGGACCGGACCTTCTACCATGCGCTCGGCAATCATGATGTATATGCGATGACAAAGAAAGAAGTGCTCGCCATCACCGGCCAGAAACAATATCATTCTTTCGAAAATGAAAAAGCTGTTTTCGCCTTCCTTGATACGGCAAGGGAAATGAACTATGAAGACTGGGGCGGCTGGATGGACGATGAGCAGCTGCACTGGTTCGAGGAAGTAGTGGCAGCTTCCGGCTCCAAGCCGCTTCTTGTGTTTGCCCATCATCCTGTCTATAACACAACAACCCGCTCAGATGGAGAAAAAGGCTCCATCCACCGGGATATCGACATGTGGAAAGTGCTGAGCCAAAAGAAAGGGCAAGGTGTTTATTTTAACGGACATACACATGTTGACTCCATTGTGCAGCAAAACAACTGGACCTTTGTACAAAAATCAGCATGCCTTGACCAGCAGGCACTCCGTGTCATTGAAATCGGCCAAGAAGAGATCTCCGTTTCCGCCATTGATCTGGATGATGATTTCCTGGTCGAAAAAGCAGGATTCATCGCCGGAAACATCCCCCACTTCGGGCCAACCCCTGCAGCAAGAGGCACACAGGAACAGCGTGAGTGCCGCATTCCCCTCAATGCAGCTGCCTATCAGCTGTAA